The genomic stretch cAATGATGGTATCTTGATgagaattgcactgaatttgtacaCTGCTTTTGGCAGTacgatcattttcacaatattgattctccccATCCATGAGcgtgggatgtgtttccatttgtttgtgtcatctatgatttctttcagcagtgttttgtaattttccttgtagaggtctttcacctccttggttaggtatattcctaagtattttatttatttatttatttacttatttgtttatttttgcagctattgtaaagaGGATTGAGTTCTTGGTTTCGTTCTCAGCTTCGTCCctattggtgtatagcagtgctactgatttgtgtacattgattttgtatcctgaaactttactgaattcatttatgaaTTCTAGGAGCTTATTGGATgagcctttagggttttctaaacTCAAGTTTGTATTTTCATAATGTTACTGCTTTGTCATGGGAATCTTTCAGGTTTATTCACATTTGCTTCCTGCTAAATGACAATTCTATGTCTTCACTCTATGTTCAATTGATTCCATCACTTTCTGGCAGTCCTTTTAGgccttaagttttcttttctaagatttattcattttaaattaatctatTCGCTGAACAATAAATTCTTTGTAGAGTTTGTTTATTGGTTTGCTTTTAGTAAGATACTTCTAAGGCCTTGCATATCTGGAAAttgtctttctatttctttcaaatttaaataGTAAATTTACTTTTGAGTTACAACCCTTTCTCCTCAAAATTGTATATGGGCAGTGTCCTCCAGGATATACTGTGAAATGAAAAAGCCAGGTAGAGGAATGTGTCTATATCATACCACCATTTCTCTAAGAAAAGGGGAGATACGAGAGACTGGAGACGTCCAGCTTCAGAGCAGGAACCTTAGTTGCACCAGCGACGAAAAACAGAACTAAATATGGGTGATGTTGAGAAAGGCAAGAAGATTTTTGTTCAGAAGTGTGCCCAGTGCCACACCACGGAAAAGGGAGGCAAGCATAAGACAGGGCCTAATCTCTTTGGGCAGAAGACAGGTCAGGCCGTTGGATTCTCGTACACAGACACCAGTAAGAACAAAGGCATCACCTGGGGAGAGGATACACTGATGGAATATTTGGAGAATCCCAAGAAGTACATCCCTGAAACAAAAATGATCTTTGCCGGCATTAAGAAGGAGGCAGAAAGGGCAGACTTGACAGCTTATCTCAAAAAAGCTACTAATGAGTAATAATTGGCCACTGCCTTATTTATTACAACACGGAAATGTCTCGTGACTTTTTTATGTGTACCATACTTTAATAGATCTCATACACCAAAATTCAGATCATGAATGACTGACAGAATGTTTTGTTGGGCAATTCTGATTTAAAACTAAGACTAGGTTGTGGTTAAATGAATATGTTCAGTTTTTGAATTGCAATAGTAATTCCAATTCAGTAAATGCTATCACTGTTTACCCCTTCTAAAGATAGAATTAGACTTTGTTAGTAATGTTCAACTTTTCACAAAGATGGTGAGTGCCATCTTAAAACTTACTGGAGattggttttatatttagatttatataactggttatgtgaatatatttaaatactggGGAAATTCCTTCACTGTCTCAGAACCAAGCAAGATTCACCTgtgttttgtcttcattttcctcttaAAGGCAAGAGTTGAAGATAAATAAGGTAGCAATGTCTACTTTATGTTTTGGGGCTTAACTGTGCCAATCTAATTAGAATTCCTTGTATTTAAAATGGTTCCTTTTATTTATTGCAAGGCATTTTAGTGTGGTTTATGTGTAATATCAAAGATTATTTAACACTTCTCACATTTCATAGATCTGTAAGGTCACATGCATTTAAAATAGTAGCAAGTTAAACTTCACTCTTGAATTCTTTACAATCTAAGTCAAACTAAGTTATAATTTAGGATTGTCTTTAAACAGCCATTCAGAAACATAAAACTGTAGAACTGCTGTGTATTTGTGATTGGGAATGGTGCTTTTGCCAGCTTAAAAGGGTTAAAGTAGAGGCGatatacacaaattttaaaattatgtgtgatCATAAGaattaagataattaaaaagaaaaccacagggaaaaaaagaaaagaggagataCACACGTGTACACATTATATCTAATTAACGtgttaaatatatgtatgttataatATGTTAAACTGTGTTAATTAATATAATGTGTTAATATAGTATTACATGTTATATGttgaataatattaaattagCATATGTTAATGTTATCACACAGTAATATAACATgttgttttatacatttattgtTATACATTATAGCATATTATATTATCATATGTTAAATGTATGAAATTAACATATATaagttaaaaacagaataaaccttaacatttaaaatgcttaaattaaaaaagaaaggaaatattttgaaagattcaGGGGTTGAAAACAGACTCCTTTGAATGGACCCGGTATTATAGCTCTGTCTTTGATGCCGTGTTTATACTTTACATaatcataaaacaaaatcaaacaaagaaaaatacaatccCCAGActacaaaagtaaatttaaacaGATGAACCAAGTTGTGAACTCAGTCGGTAACCTAACCTCACCACAAAGGAAATATCCCAAGTGGCTCTAAAGCATAGTAATTTAACTCTGCGTCTCTAATGGAATAGATcctaagaacaaaagaaaaggcaaagaaagtcTTAAATTGTTTCCAGTAATAGCACAGCATTGTAGGTGATAGCATTGATACTGTTATTGTAAGATAATAAATCAAATGAGTAATTATATCAGTGTCATCAAAAACTGAGATTTGGGGCTTGGTGGGAAGGAGATACAGACATGAAATTGATGAGGTCAAATAAAATCCCTTAAGCCTGATTTTGAATTGGATATAAACGTATGATGTACTGTatctaaaaaatacatatgtccTAGCCCTGTCCACCAAAGAGTCCTAGAAATAATAACTAACTCAGGGCACGGGGCATCCCGGGTACCCAGATCGTAGTCTTTCTTCCCACGAAAAAGAACCAAAGATCTTTGATCTTTGGAGAAAGGGTTGATTCTATATCTGAGGCAGGAAATGTATAAATAAGTCTGAAAACATCCTGTTGTACAAGAAAGATATCATAGACAACTAAATTAATCCTTCATTGTTTTTTGGCACTTAATCTGAGATCGGCCTTCATTTCTTACTTTGCAGATAGTTTATTTTTCCCTCCTGCTTGAcaattgaatttttctttatctttcggGTTTTATATAGGAGTTGGGCTCTTCATAATTTTTCTGCTATCTGAACCGGCCTTTTATTTTTGCTAGTGGAATTTAGGTAGAATGTTGCTAATACTCCTCAATATCATGAAATCCTAAATTTCATGATAGACCTTCATTGTTTGTGTGGTTCTTACATTATAAGTTTATTTATGGCCTTTTATTCTATATCCTCTTCAATTCCTCTCTACGTCTTCCTCCCTTTGGCAACTATTTGAATGTGTTAGATGTGTGATCTTCTATTTTCTATGTCCTTGTAAAACTGGTAGTGTTGTtttatgcatacatatttttaattcacaTAAATAGCATCACATTGTGGACCTCATTTGATTCTTACATTTTTACACTCAACTACGCATTGCTCTGGGTGCATTTCATCTGTTGCTTCTGACCTGAACATTATTACATGGTGTGCCTACCATGCCTTTTGCTTATCCATGTCTCATTGATTGAACCTAGATTTATTTAATCATAGCCTTTAAATCTCCACTACCACAAACAACACTTTGATGAACATTCTCAGAGTTGTCACCTTAGAAACCTGTGTGATAACTTCTCTGCAAAAACATCCAGAAGTGAGAATGTTTGGTCATATGAGACCTTTATATTTAATGACAGTGTATCACTGGTGTGTTCTCAATGGCTGTGCCAGTACAGTATTCACAAGCAATGCATGAGGGTTACAGTATCCCCACCTCTAACAAATCTTTTTCAATCTTAAATCCTGACTGTGCTCTATGCAGCCTtctatattttttgaatatttatttacctcttttgtttgtgtcttttctttgataattgaaatttatttaaCAGCTGAAAGTAAGTTATTTGTCCACTACAGTTATCAACTTtcatttaatattcttattttattttcagttcttaatccttattatttttttctacgaACTAGAAAGCTTCTaaaatgtgttctttttattttcgaTTCAATTTCCCTCTCTGTCAGTTCTATACTTTACTGTTTCTaatatactatttaaaaatatatcctatcAAAATGtgaattggtacagccattatggaaaacaatatggaggttcctcaaaaaattaaaaatagaactaccatatgattgcACAATCCCAcgtctgggtatatatccaaaggaaacactggtcattagagaaatgcaaatcaaaactgcaatgagacaccatctcacaccagttagaatggtgatcattaaaaagtcaggaaacaacagatgctggagcggatgtggagaaataggaacgcttttacactgttggtgggagtgtaaattagttaaaccattgtagaagacagtgtggcgattcctcaaggatctagaaccagaaatgccatttaacccagcaatcccattactgggtatatacccaaaggattataaatcattctactataaagacacatgcacatgtatgtttattgcagcactgtccacaatagcaaagacttggaaccaacccaaatgcacattaacgatagactagataaagaaaatgtggcacatatacaccatggaatactacacagccataaaaagggatgagttcatgtcctttgcagggggacatggatgaatctggaaaccatcattctcagcaaactaacacaggaacagaaaaccatacaccacaagttctcactcacaagtgggagctgaacaatgaaaacacatggacacagggaggggaacatcacacaccagggtctgtcagggggtggggggctaggggagggataacattagaagaaatacctaatgtagatgacaggttgatgggtgcagcaaaccaccatggcaggtgtataactatgtaacaatcctgcacgttctgcacatgtatcccagaacttagagtataataataaaaaaaatgaagtcagtaTCTCAatgagatatctacactcccatcTTCATTattacattattcacaatagccaagatatagaaataACCTCCATACCCATCATCGAATAAGAAAATGCagtaagtatatatacataatacatatagtggaatactattcacagaaagacaaatacagcatgatctcacttatacgtggaatctaaaaaagtcaaactcataaaagcaaagattagaatggtggttgccaggggctaaggAGTTGGGGAAATAGGGAAATGCTTGTCAAAGAGTCCAAATTTCAGTTATGCAGAAAAGTCCTGAGAATTGAATGTACACTATGGTtaccatagttaataatactgtattgcaCACTTAAAATATGCTGACAAAGTAGATCTTAGGTGTTCTCaacataggggaaaaaaaagacaactatgTGAGCTGATGAGTATGTTAACTAGATTGAGTGTGTTCATCATTTCACAATGAATATGTACATCAAAAtgtcatgttgtacaccttaaatatatacaatttttacttgtcaattatgCTTCAAAACgcataagaaaacaatttttgagTTGGCTCAACTCCTAAGCCCGAACATCCTCTTAATACTACTCTCTTCAACTGCTTTcgcttattttcttttcctgaatcCAGCCATATCTGATTTAATGAGAATGAGAAAATTAACTGTATGTGTAAAAATTGGCTATATAGTTATGGTGCTATTGTAGTGTgtttgttaaaataaaagtttttggctgggtacagtggctcatgcctataatcccagcactttgggaggctgaggcaggcaaatcgcttgagttctggagtttgagaccagcctggccaacatggtgaaaccctgtctctactaaaaacacaaaaattagccaggcatggtggtgcgtgcctataatctcagctactcagtaggttGAGGAacgagtatcacttgagcctaggaggttgaggttgcagcgagctgagattgtgccactgcactcccgtctgggtgacaaagtgagaacctgtctcaaaaaagaaaaaataaaataaaataaaaggttttcagtctaaaaactaaaataaaatacatttacccTATCTTGTAGTATCTCACTTTTATGCTGaatcttttatttctaactttctCACAGCCAGATACTTCTTCACTAAATTCTTATTATGCTATTTTGAATTTCATGTTGCATAAAATGCAAGCACTTTTACATTTTGGATGGACAAAATAGAAAGTTTCTAAAACTGACTTGTTTCTTTCAGTAGGTTTATAATACTCTCTTttaattcttgtttattttacatCACATATTCATATGTGTATTCATATTTCTCATATATCTTCCCTTTTTCTGCGCTTTGTATGGTGAAATTCTAAATAGAATGTTTTTGTCACCAAACATGGTGAATCTATTGTTTTTGGATTCCATATCCTTCCACTTGGATGCTTTCAAAATATGCCTGTCAAATCATGTGCTAGAAGGCTGATACTAATAGTTGAACCCTTTCTCAGTTACTAGGgtgttttcttatatttacaGGTCCTTTGAATTTTTTCCTTCACCCTTGATGTTGAGTAATTTCACTAGAATGTGTGTTAATTATTTGGTGTCAATGTTTCCTAGTTCATGCTTTTCCTTCCAGTTTGCAAATAAAGAGTCCCTTTTATTCAGGAAAGTtcttttctatgattttttttcattccatttgtTCTGTTATCTTTTCCAGGACTGCCAGTTATACATATCTTGCCACTCTTTTGCCCTCCAATCCTTTCtaactctttattctttttatttattttttttactttccaaaccctatattctatattcttaattatattttcagcAATGCTAACTCTTGTCAATACTTCCATCAtgactttcatatattttatgttgttttatttttccctctacgTTTCTTAAGTTCTACtaagtcatttttcttctcttaatgtCTTCTTTGAGCCATTTTATCTCTTActtgattttctctttcatttcttcgATTTTGTAGAGAAGTGTTTGTATCATTTTTCCCTGAAATGCTACATGAACTTTCTAGGCTACATTCTACATTTgccttttagtttattttctaaattttatttatcttagaaTGGGAGTCATTTCTTCAGAGAAGCTGTAAGCTAAAAGATACTGTGTATGACAAGCTGGGCAAGTAAGCAGGGAGAGCTGACCACTTAGAATtggagattctgtctcaggaCACTTTCTTCCCCACTGTGCTATTTAGTCTCCTCTCCCTGCTGTTAGCATTTTTATCCTTCTTTAGCTGGTGGCTTTGCATGTGTCTGTTGAGGGAGGTAATCCTATTTATTTTGCAATGAAGTACTCTTTCTTCTATACTTTTATCTTATGgttcagtgtttatttttcttctgcccctgtccatctctcctctctcctctcttctgtaCCAATATCTTGCTTCTTGGTAATATTATATGCCTGCACAGTTTCTAAATCACTCCCCACCAATGTGTGGCATTTGAATGAACTCATGGATGGTTCTGCAGCCCACTCATGTTCCCAGTCTTTGCAGACACATCACGTGGTGCTTACATTTGGAAAACCCTGCATGCTGACTGAGATGTGTAGAGACACATCTTCTCTAGAAGAAATGTCTTGATTTGGTCATGTGTAACTATCTTTAGCAGACATTCTTCATAGGTTACACTTTAGAGCTGCAAATCTTTTATAGCTTTATTGAATACAGAGttgtatttattgcttttttatttttgttttcagtcaaTTTCAAGAAAGAGAGTGGGTAAAAACAAATTTAGTTCATAAAAGATTTTGGAGAATctacatttgtattttagaaagatcataTTGGCTTCAGCAAGAAATATCGTAGACCAGGTTGGAGAAAGTATGTATGAGACTGGAGGTTGCTCAAGCCTGGAAACACACAGGAAGACCATtaagaaaactaatacatttaCACAAAAGAGAGATGATGAGATCTAGGAAAGGTCAAGGGCTGAAAGATAAGGCGAGAAAGAAGACCTAAGTCTTTGGAGTCATCCGTCCACTGATGACACTTGATGACAAGTTTCTAGTCCAATTTATGTGACAAAATTGGATGGAGACATGCAGGAAAGAGAAGTGAGCTAAAATTGAATCTTTGGAATTCTGCACttaggaatggaaagccaaagaTTCTCCTGTAAAAGGCAACGAGAGATAGACACTGAAAAAGTAAGAGGAAAATAATGCAATAGTGCGAGGGCAAGGAGTGTTTCCAAATGGGAGATGGTCAGTGGTGCCCAATGATTCCAGGAATTGGTGCAAGATAAAGTCTTAAAGATTGACATTGGATTTAATGGCATGAACATCATTGGTAACCGTTATGAGAGTAGTATCAATAACAGTGAAAAGGGAAACCTGATATCAGGGGATTGAGGTGTGAACAGAACATTTCAAAGTATAGTTAAAGAATACAGGAAACTCTTAAAGAAGTTTGACTATAAACACAGAGGTAAATACAGAAATAGAATGTAGAATCACCTCTTGTATAATGATATGCCATATATCATAGCTTTAGGGTGCCCCAATAGCAATAATAAATCATATTTCTACAGAAATTTAGTTCAGGTGGGCTTTTGCATACATAAGCTCATTTCAAATTCACCTCActaaattatctcaattttactcatgaggaaactaaggctcagagagataacaataaaacaattctctaaagaataaaataagaaaattcgtactttttttttttgagacagggtctcactctgttggccaatggtgaatgcagtggtgcaatctcagctcactgcaacctctgccacctaggctcaaatgatcttcccacctcaaccttccaagtagctgggactacaggtgtatgccaccacacctggctaatttttgtgtttcttgcagaggcagggtctcattatgttgcccaggctggtctcgaacttctgagctcaagggatatgcctgcctccgcctcccaaaatgctgatattataggtgtgagccaccatacctggccagtaCCTCATTTTGACTCCAGCTTAAGCACAACTCCACCATTCAAATCCTGGTCAAGGCCAGGTGCcatgattcatgcctgtaatcctagaactttgggaggccaaggattgctcaagtccaggagttcaagaccagcctggtcaacatagcaagacgccatatctctgaaaacaaacaaacaaacaaaaatcctaggTCAATGTCAGTTTCCACATCCTTAGCGCAAAATAGAGTCAATATTTCACCTGAGCCCAAAGCTACTATGCAAATTGTTAGATTGAAATgcatactttcattttcaatggaataaaactgcAGAGTCCAGTTTGCTTTCTATTAACTCCTCCAGAGCATCTTCCCTGCCCAGGTATTCCCATGCAAGGATGATACTACTTAATTgcctgaattaaatattttacagcttAAAAGGGTTTGTTAGACtacatgatttataaatattcattctGCATGCAAGAGGAAGCAAGGGAAATTTGGTTTCTGGTGACTGCCTTTGTAGCAAACTATTCAATAGTAACACTCAGAGATAGCCTCAGTATCTAGGTAAAGTGTTTTTGGAGCCTCAAATCCCTTATAGGAAAACAATTTCTCCAAATGCACGACTGTTTTTGCTGAGCCACTAAATACTTCTGCTTGCCCATGACAGGGACAGCCTTAAGGTGATGCCAAGCAAATAATCAATCGATACACTGGCCTAAGTCTCCGTCTATCAGTTTGGCCTGTGTGGACTAATTAGATGATAAAATGTGATGAGTGTGTATTAAACTCAGCCTCCCCCTGGAAGCTCCCAGGGGTCCTTTCCCATTTTCTAGCTGACCTTTTAGCGCTCAGCTTTATTGTATGTGAATGCAATTAAATCAATTTGTAAGATATTTGCATTAGTGTGGCTTATTCAGAATTCAATTATTCAGTGTCTGTTTACTGCCCTTCGGAGGCTTGTGCACTGGCTCATGTTCAAATAGTGGATAAAGGCAGAAAGGGGTGATCTGGTCAGGATTCAAGCCCATGAATACCTTCCCTTCAAGGTATTTCTGAGAACCAACTTATCCAGATCCCTGTCCTCCCAGGTCTCAGAAGGGATAAGAATGAGCTTTCAACATGGCTGAGCTTTCATCTTGGCTCTGCCGCTTACTGGAATAATAGACTTGAATAAGTCATTTAACCTGTGTAAGGCTTCGTTTCCTTATGCCAAAGAGTTGCTTGGCTTTGAGTTCCCTCCGAAATAGATGCTGAGAGTAGGATTTGAGTGCAAGTGTTTATTGGGGAGGTGATAGTAGCAAGCGATAGTAAGACAGTGAGGCAGCAAGAAAGGGATGGGAGAAGCAAATATGAGATGCATTTGTGAGCAGATTGCTGTAGTGGGCAACTGGTGTTCATTCCCTCTGGGGACCTCTGGGAGATGAAGTAGAACATTCACCAGAGCTGCCCCACCCAAGAAGCAAGGAGCTTAGGCATTTCTCCACCAACTGCCATTCATTATTGGTCCAGGGGTGTTCACTCTGTGGCACTTCAGGTTGGCCACAACACTGGCTGAGCGTCCTTCTGATGCCagagaataccttcaaatagagTAGCACAGCCACTTTCAGTAAAAAGCCCTGTGCATGCAGCAACATGGCACAGCACAATGGCATCCACTACAGGGGATGGGCTTCATTGTAATGTCAAAGAgcgataatacatgtaaagtccTTAGCACTATTACTGGCACAGCATAAGTCCATCTATCAGTAATAGTTGAGAAAATCATTTCTGGGAATATATAAATCTAGGAAAGTAGCTTTCCTCAGCATGGGAATCCAATTGTGATCCCAAGTATTTGGCAAAAGGAAGTCCACTGTACTCTA from Nomascus leucogenys isolate Asia chromosome 2, Asia_NLE_v1, whole genome shotgun sequence encodes the following:
- the LOC100603746 gene encoding cytochrome c-like is translated as MGDVEKGKKIFVQKCAQCHTTEKGGKHKTGPNLFGQKTGQAVGFSYTDTSKNKGITWGEDTLMEYLENPKKYIPETKMIFAGIKKEAERADLTAYLKKATNE